A single region of the Lujinxingia sediminis genome encodes:
- a CDS encoding OmpP1/FadL family transporter — MFKRTSQKMTRPLLAGLIAATTLATLAPQEARAAGFFLPTRGVASTGRAAASVAPHSADLDALWYNPAGITLLDDRALLLDLALIDTQVTFSRAPRQMPDGSTRTYEPVQNQAPPQAIPQILVGGPTGHPRLFWAAGAYTPYAPGNRYPVDGAQRYVLVDNTGSGLGYVHAAVGYKVNDSLSVGVGLQNFMGVFRVVSTGSGYAGMFGDPEDEDLDILAETTVSSFFAPTANLGATWKPHQSWTVGASLQLPARLRDGNATIDTRMPTHPAYDNATTTGNEASIEVPFPLHARLGIRHATARTNVELAVVYQRWSTLTEVEVSPNEVEIDGVPGVGAMPVAPFVLPQQFRDSISVHLGGEWLISDRLIARGGYAFERGAVPDATYSVFALDPDKHMLSLGAGYDLNARLRLDVSAAALIMPTRVITDSEVRQINPSDENDEITLVVGNGTYEHFGYITGLSARYLF; from the coding sequence ATGTTCAAGCGAACTTCCCAAAAGATGACACGCCCCCTGCTCGCGGGCCTCATCGCCGCGACCACCCTCGCGACGCTGGCGCCTCAGGAGGCCCGGGCGGCCGGGTTCTTCTTGCCCACCCGCGGGGTCGCCTCGACGGGGCGAGCTGCCGCGTCGGTGGCACCGCACTCGGCGGACCTGGACGCGCTCTGGTACAACCCGGCCGGGATCACACTTTTGGACGATCGCGCGCTGCTTCTGGATCTGGCGCTGATCGACACGCAGGTGACCTTTAGCCGCGCGCCCCGCCAGATGCCCGACGGCTCCACGCGAACCTACGAGCCGGTGCAAAACCAGGCCCCGCCCCAGGCCATCCCGCAGATTCTTGTGGGTGGTCCCACCGGGCACCCGCGCCTTTTCTGGGCGGCCGGCGCCTACACCCCCTACGCCCCCGGCAACCGCTACCCCGTCGACGGCGCGCAGCGCTACGTGCTCGTCGACAACACCGGCTCGGGCCTGGGTTATGTACACGCGGCGGTGGGTTATAAAGTCAACGACTCGCTCTCGGTGGGCGTCGGCCTACAGAACTTCATGGGGGTCTTCCGGGTCGTCTCCACCGGCTCGGGCTATGCCGGGATGTTCGGCGATCCAGAAGACGAAGATCTGGATATTCTGGCCGAAACTACCGTCTCGAGCTTCTTTGCACCAACGGCGAACCTGGGCGCCACCTGGAAGCCGCATCAAAGCTGGACCGTGGGTGCCTCCCTGCAACTTCCCGCGCGCCTGCGTGATGGCAACGCCACCATCGACACGCGCATGCCCACCCACCCGGCCTACGATAACGCGACGACCACCGGCAATGAGGCCTCCATTGAGGTGCCCTTTCCTCTGCACGCGCGCTTAGGGATCCGCCACGCCACCGCCCGCACGAACGTGGAGCTCGCGGTGGTCTACCAGCGCTGGTCGACGCTCACCGAGGTTGAGGTCAGCCCCAACGAGGTCGAGATCGACGGGGTGCCGGGGGTGGGCGCCATGCCCGTGGCTCCCTTTGTGTTGCCCCAGCAATTTCGCGACAGCATCTCGGTGCACCTGGGCGGAGAGTGGCTTATCAGCGATCGTCTGATCGCCCGCGGCGGCTATGCCTTTGAGCGGGGCGCGGTGCCCGATGCAACCTACAGCGTCTTTGCACTCGACCCCGACAAACACATGCTCAGCCTGGGGGCAGGCTACGATCTCAACGCGCGCCTGCGCCTCGATGTGAGCGCCGCGGCCCTGATCATGCCCACCCGCGTCATCACCGACTCGGAAGTGCGTCAGATCAACCCCTCCGACGAAAACGACGAGATCACCCTGGTCGTCGGAAACGGCACCTACGAGCATTTCGGCTACATTACCGGCCTCAGCGCCCGCTATTTATTTTAA